Proteins found in one Candidatus Desulfofervidus auxilii genomic segment:
- a CDS encoding AAA family ATPase, translated as MEFKDSELPSQKELEKELNEYLARKYGHRVRVISAPFFQPKPERKEEKSSAKRILSKINFDLKPEELIAYLDQYVVKQDEAKAILATKICTHFNRIKYWLTHRENAWQKIHYIKNNILMIGPTGVGKTFMIKLIAQKLGVPFVKGDATKFSETGYVGGDVEDLVRELVHQADDDIEIAQFGIIYIDEIDKIASSGEIVGPDVSRTGVQRALLKPMEETEVDLKTPFDPIAQLEAIEHYRRTGKKERRIINTRHILFIMSGAFNNLEEIIKQRLHQQGMGFGAKITTKKEIHSYLPYVKPEDLIKYGFESEFIGRLPVIAVFEDLNTEDLYQILKNPNSVVINAKKQDFRAYGIDLVFEDDALHILAEKASEEGTGARGLVSVLEKTLLPFEKTLPSTDIKRLVVTKELVLNPKETLKKILEGSIDLVSEKRFEKALKEEKKYLREIVINKGKALAKQYDLHLTPKRIELIVNAYDKFDYDLTYGFQEMARWIKEVTTFFETFYEETGLKCHLSEEAIDELLSHVIIQEKDIVNICREIAQNLEFGLKLVKEKTGQSIFELTAQSLKDPEGYIRQLIRRSYEGYS; from the coding sequence ATGGAATTTAAAGATAGTGAATTACCATCTCAAAAAGAATTGGAAAAGGAACTTAATGAGTATCTTGCTCGCAAATATGGACATAGAGTAAGGGTTATTTCTGCCCCCTTTTTTCAGCCTAAGCCAGAAAGAAAAGAAGAAAAATCTTCTGCTAAACGTATCCTTTCTAAAATTAATTTTGATTTAAAGCCTGAAGAACTTATTGCATATTTAGATCAATATGTAGTAAAACAAGATGAAGCAAAAGCTATCCTTGCCACAAAGATTTGTACTCATTTTAATCGTATTAAATATTGGCTGACACATCGGGAAAATGCTTGGCAAAAGATTCATTATATAAAAAATAATATCTTGATGATTGGACCTACTGGGGTAGGAAAAACATTTATGATTAAACTTATTGCTCAAAAACTTGGAGTACCTTTTGTTAAAGGAGATGCAACCAAATTTAGTGAAACAGGCTATGTTGGTGGAGACGTAGAAGATTTGGTAAGAGAACTTGTTCATCAAGCAGATGATGACATTGAAATTGCTCAATTTGGCATCATTTATATTGATGAAATAGATAAGATTGCTTCAAGTGGTGAGATTGTTGGGCCAGATGTCTCTCGTACTGGTGTCCAACGTGCCCTTTTAAAACCCATGGAAGAAACTGAGGTTGATTTAAAAACTCCATTTGACCCAATTGCCCAATTAGAGGCAATAGAACATTATCGTCGCACTGGGAAAAAAGAGCGACGTATAATAAATACAAGACATATTCTTTTTATAATGAGTGGTGCCTTTAATAACTTAGAAGAGATTATTAAACAGCGTCTCCATCAGCAGGGGATGGGATTTGGTGCAAAAATTACTACAAAAAAAGAAATACATAGTTATCTTCCCTATGTAAAGCCAGAAGATTTAATTAAATATGGATTTGAATCTGAATTTATTGGTCGCCTACCAGTAATTGCTGTATTTGAAGATTTAAATACAGAAGACCTTTATCAAATTTTAAAGAATCCAAATAGTGTAGTAATTAATGCTAAAAAACAGGATTTTAGAGCTTATGGCATTGATCTTGTGTTTGAAGATGATGCTTTACACATTTTGGCAGAAAAGGCTTCAGAAGAAGGAACAGGTGCAAGAGGATTAGTAAGTGTGTTAGAAAAAACCCTTTTACCTTTTGAAAAAACTTTACCTTCTACTGATATTAAAAGGTTAGTAGTAACAAAAGAATTGGTTTTAAATCCAAAAGAAACATTAAAGAAAATTCTAGAAGGTAGTATTGATCTAGTAAGTGAAAAACGATTTGAAAAAGCTTTAAAAGAAGAAAAAAAATATCTTAGAGAAATTGTCATAAATAAAGGAAAGGCTTTAGCTAAACAATATGATCTTCATTTAACACCTAAAAGAATTGAACTCATTGTTAATGCTTATGATAAATTTGATTATGATCTTACCTATGGTTTTCAAGAGATGGCCAGATGGATAAAAGAAGTAACCACATTTTTTGAAACATTTTATGAAGAAACTGGTCTTAAATGCCATCTTTCTGAAGAAGCAATAGATGAGCTTCTTTCTCATGTAATTATTCAAGAAAAAGATATTGTTAATATTTGCCGAGAAATTGCACAAAATTTGGAATTTGGTTTAAAACTTGTAAAAGAAAAAACAGGGCAATCAATTTTTGAGCTTACTGCCCAATCATTAAAAGATCCAGAAGGTTATATTCGTCAACTTATTCGAAGATCCTATGAAGGATATTCCTAA
- a CDS encoding cold-shock protein has translation MKFRGKVKWFNDSKGYGFIQREDGSDVFVHFSAIVGEGYKTLKEGQEVEFEVVETAKGLQASKVVRL, from the coding sequence ATGAAGTTTAGAGGTAAGGTTAAGTGGTTTAATGACAGTAAGGGTTATGGTTTTATTCAACGGGAAGATGGATCAGATGTATTTGTACATTTTTCTGCTATTGTAGGGGAAGGTTATAAGACATTAAAAGAAGGTCAAGAAGTTGAATTTGAAGTAGTGGAAACAGCTAAAGGATTACAAGCTTCAAAAGTAGTGCGGCTTTAA
- the prfB gene encoding peptide chain release factor 2 (programmed frameshift), whose amino-acid sequence MMEEIRETLKNLQTRFIKLGECLDIPIKISRLKELEKTLLEYQDWQCIEKIKPLLKEKSQLEELIRQWQEYKKAIEDLNILYELACEENDIDTFKEIANEIAKWERKIKRLELQWLLDDPSDKLNAIIEIHAGAGGTDAQDWAEMLLRMYVRWAEKSGFKTKILDITRGEEAGIKSVTFLIEGSYAYGLLKGETGIHRLIRISPFDASGRRHTSFAAVSIYPQVDEEIHIEIKENDLKIETFRSSGAGGQHVNKVETGVRITHIPTGIVVQCQDERSQYRNKEIALMILRSRLYDLERRKREEKKKEIYAQQKEIAWGNQIRTYILHPHRLVKDHRTQLEIPQADIVLDGEIDKFIEAYILYTKRK is encoded by the exons ATGATGGAAGAAATTAGAGAAACTTTAAAAAATCTTCAAACTCGTTTTATAAAATTAGGGGAGTGTCTT GACATCCCTATCAAAATATCCCGTCTTAAAGAGTTAGAAAAGACACTTCTTGAATATCAAGATTGGCAGTGTATTGAAAAAATAAAGCCTTTATTAAAAGAGAAAAGCCAACTTGAGGAACTAATAAGACAATGGCAGGAATATAAAAAGGCTATAGAAGACTTAAATATCCTTTATGAATTAGCTTGTGAAGAAAATGATATAGATACATTTAAGGAAATTGCTAATGAAATTGCTAAATGGGAAAGGAAAATAAAAAGATTAGAACTTCAATGGCTTTTGGATGATCCTAGTGATAAGCTTAATGCTATAATAGAAATTCATGCAGGTGCAGGTGGCACTGATGCTCAAGATTGGGCAGAAATGTTATTACGTATGTATGTTCGTTGGGCAGAAAAATCGGGATTTAAAACAAAAATTTTAGATATTACTAGAGGCGAAGAAGCAGGAATAAAAAGTGTTACTTTTCTTATTGAAGGCTCTTATGCTTATGGTCTTTTAAAAGGAGAAACAGGCATACATCGTCTTATTCGCATTTCCCCTTTTGATGCTAGTGGTCGTAGACATACGTCCTTTGCTGCTGTTTCAATTTATCCTCAAGTAGATGAGGAAATCCATATAGAAATTAAAGAAAATGATTTAAAAATTGAAACCTTTCGTTCAAGTGGAGCAGGTGGTCAACATGTTAATAAAGTAGAAACAGGTGTAAGAATCACACACATACCTACAGGTATAGTAGTACAGTGCCAAGATGAAAGATCTCAATATCGCAATAAAGAAATTGCTTTAATGATATTAAGATCTCGCCTTTATGATTTGGAGCGTCGCAAAAGGGAAGAAAAGAAAAAAGAAATTTATGCTCAACAAAAAGAAATTGCATGGGGTAATCAAATTCGCACCTATATTCTTCACCCACATCGCTTGGTCAAAGACCATCGCACTCAATTAGAAATTCCTCAAGCTGATATTGTTTTAGATGGAGAAATAGATAAATTTATTGAAGCATATATTTTATATACTAAGAGAAAATAA
- the lnt gene encoding apolipoprotein N-acyltransferase, producing MGFLPLFFSIRETTPNRAFLKGFITGSIFFLGILYWIVYAVVCYGNISIFLAIFLLFLLIFYLSLYFAIFCYILRILPWEHPPLIAAIWVGLEYIRGHLFTGFPWMLLGDSQYRWLTFIQIAEIGGVYLISFLIMWGNASIFYFILKKDKKANFIFFIIVFVLALFYGHNRLIFWQKISFKKPHLKLALIQGNINQAQKWDPKFQTETIKIYKKLTKKVTQKSIDLIIWPETALPFYLQELSPFREEILNLARTINTPILTGSPAYEWKGKKIVYFNRAYLIDKNGKIKGYYDKVHLVPFGEYIPCRKLFPFLSAIASNIGDFTPGKEMTVLKIDNYLFSVLICFESIFPELSREAVRKGAEFLVNITNDAWFGYTSAPYQHLFMLTLRAIETRRAIPRVANTGFTAFIEPTGHILKKTKLFKRDYLIDKIPIIRYQTFYVRHGDILCFISLLILITFTLAFSLK from the coding sequence GTGGGTTTTCTACCTTTATTTTTTTCTATAAGAGAAACAACACCAAATAGAGCTTTTTTAAAAGGATTTATAACAGGTAGTATATTTTTTTTAGGAATCTTATATTGGATTGTTTATGCAGTAGTATGTTATGGTAATATTTCTATTTTTTTGGCTATTTTTTTACTTTTTTTACTTATTTTTTATCTTTCTCTTTATTTTGCTATTTTTTGCTATATTTTACGTATCTTACCTTGGGAACATCCCCCATTAATAGCAGCTATTTGGGTAGGTTTAGAATATATTAGAGGACATCTCTTTACTGGTTTTCCCTGGATGTTATTAGGTGATTCTCAATATCGCTGGTTAACTTTTATTCAAATAGCTGAAATTGGTGGAGTTTATTTAATCTCTTTCTTAATCATGTGGGGAAATGCCTCTATTTTTTATTTCATCCTCAAAAAGGATAAAAAAGCAAATTTTATCTTTTTTATTATAGTTTTTGTCCTTGCTCTTTTTTATGGTCATAATCGCCTTATTTTTTGGCAAAAAATTTCTTTTAAAAAACCTCATCTAAAACTTGCCCTTATTCAGGGCAATATAAATCAAGCTCAAAAATGGGATCCAAAATTTCAAACAGAGACAATAAAAATATACAAAAAATTAACAAAAAAAGTGACACAAAAATCTATCGATTTAATAATTTGGCCTGAAACTGCTTTACCTTTTTACTTACAAGAATTATCTCCTTTTAGAGAAGAAATTTTAAATTTAGCTCGCACAATAAATACCCCTATTCTTACAGGTAGTCCTGCTTATGAATGGAAAGGCAAAAAAATTGTTTATTTTAATAGAGCTTATCTTATTGATAAAAATGGGAAAATTAAAGGATATTATGATAAAGTACATTTAGTACCTTTTGGCGAATATATACCATGTAGAAAATTATTTCCTTTTCTTTCAGCTATTGCTAGTAATATTGGTGATTTTACACCAGGAAAAGAAATGACTGTATTAAAAATTGATAACTATTTGTTTAGTGTGCTTATTTGTTTTGAAAGTATTTTTCCTGAATTGAGTCGAGAAGCTGTAAGAAAAGGAGCAGAATTCCTTGTTAATATTACTAATGATGCCTGGTTTGGTTATACAAGTGCTCCCTATCAACACCTTTTTATGCTTACTTTAAGAGCAATAGAAACACGTCGGGCTATTCCACGGGTTGCAAATACTGGTTTCACAGCCTTCATTGAACCTACTGGTCATATTTTGAAAAAAACAAAACTTTTTAAAAGAGATTATCTTATTGATAAAATACCAATTATACGTTATCAGACATTTTATGTTCGCCATGGTGATATTTTATGTTTTATTTCTCTTTTAATTTTGATTACTTTTACCCTTGCCTTTTCCTTAAAATAG
- a CDS encoding helix-turn-helix domain-containing protein, with amino-acid sequence MRAVAKKVTTFGEKINLNQLRPFKNHPVECLVLNEREAKLCAALNIKTIGHLAETPVNKALTLRNLWYRSVESLMSKLAQFVSNWHDVEADFLKTPFTEILQKMARFVPEKERVFFIRRYFYGETLSEIGKDYGLTREAVRQKLLKAKKSLQTPNWEKLVNQYLEKHIIPLFKDEKGKILAREEIIKRLQTEFGNALPVACATFILFEQLYFSDKNTEIAKIVRIGRKLLEKMVKRAFDAQYRRACRQGEIGKKIRMLRRLHGWTQEQLAKKLSCARITVNMWEKGKSIPKGKNIEKLAQVFGVPKEALVMG; translated from the coding sequence ATGAGAGCTGTAGCTAAAAAAGTGACAACTTTTGGTGAAAAAATTAATTTAAATCAATTACGACCTTTTAAAAATCATCCTGTAGAATGTCTTGTTCTTAATGAGAGAGAAGCAAAATTGTGTGCCGCTTTGAACATTAAGACTATTGGTCACTTAGCAGAAACACCTGTAAATAAAGCATTGACACTTCGTAATCTTTGGTATCGTTCAGTAGAAAGTTTAATGTCCAAATTGGCACAATTTGTGTCAAATTGGCACGATGTGGAGGCGGATTTCTTAAAAACTCCTTTTACAGAGATCTTACAGAAAATGGCACGTTTTGTTCCTGAAAAAGAAAGGGTTTTCTTTATCCGCCGTTATTTTTATGGAGAAACGCTGAGCGAAATTGGTAAAGATTATGGACTAACTCGTGAAGCAGTAAGACAAAAATTGTTAAAGGCAAAAAAGAGCTTACAGACACCTAATTGGGAAAAATTAGTTAATCAATATTTGGAAAAGCATATTATTCCATTGTTTAAAGATGAAAAAGGTAAAATATTAGCTAGGGAAGAAATAATTAAACGTTTGCAAACAGAGTTTGGAAATGCCTTACCAGTAGCATGTGCCACTTTTATTCTGTTTGAACAACTTTATTTTAGTGATAAGAATACTGAAATAGCCAAAATAGTTAGAATTGGACGGAAATTGCTGGAGAAAATGGTGAAAAGGGCATTTGATGCACAATATCGGCGTGCATGCCGGCAGGGAGAGATTGGCAAAAAGATTAGAATGTTAAGACGATTACATGGATGGACACAAGAACAATTGGCAAAAAAATTAAGTTGTGCACGTATTACTGTAAACATGTGGGAAAAAGGGAAATCTATCCCTAAAGGGAAAAATATAGAAAAACTCGCCCAGGTTTTTGGTGTGCCTAAGGAGGCTTTGGTAATGGGATAA
- a CDS encoding B12-binding domain-containing radical SAM protein: MSKLCCLLINPWIYDFAAHDYWAKPLGLLYIASWLRRNGWKVYFIDCLNVHHPKMISEPYVKPAKRRSDGTGKFFRQNIPKPIFLAHIPRYYYRFGLTPRIFWEELNKIPQPDIILITSGMTYWYPGVFSVINICKKKWPQVPIILGGIYATLCYEHAIKFSGADFVLKGPAEINLPTLLEEITSSKLEYVPKLGYDPELPYPAFDLLNSIDYVCLLTSRGCPFSCPYCASSLLFPNFYQRPPEDVFKEIIFWHKQYGVKIFAFYDDALLINAEKHIIPLFEMIIKSKINVEFHTPNGLHARFITPKIAKLMKLAGVKTIRLGLETSSKNRLDKKITKEEFIKAVRYLYEADFSPQQIGAYLLIGLPGQTRTEVEESIFFVKNLGITPRLAEYSPIPGTPLWKKAVTESPYDLVNEPITHNNSLLPCAHFTLSWEDVRDLKRKIWHDSC; encoded by the coding sequence ATGAGTAAACTATGTTGTTTACTTATTAATCCCTGGATTTATGATTTTGCTGCTCATGACTATTGGGCAAAACCTTTAGGACTGCTTTATATAGCTAGTTGGTTAAGAAGAAATGGATGGAAAGTGTATTTTATTGATTGTTTAAATGTTCATCATCCAAAAATGATCTCTGAGCCTTATGTAAAACCTGCTAAAAGAAGATCTGATGGTACAGGTAAATTTTTTCGTCAAAATATTCCTAAACCTATTTTTCTAGCCCATATCCCTAGATATTATTATCGTTTTGGTTTAACACCACGTATTTTTTGGGAAGAATTAAACAAAATACCACAACCAGATATTATCCTTATTACATCAGGTATGACTTATTGGTATCCTGGTGTATTTTCTGTGATTAATATATGCAAAAAAAAGTGGCCTCAAGTACCTATAATTTTAGGTGGTATTTATGCTACTCTTTGTTATGAACATGCTATTAAATTTAGTGGAGCAGATTTTGTATTAAAGGGACCTGCTGAAATCAATTTACCCACTCTTTTAGAAGAAATTACTTCTTCCAAATTAGAATATGTTCCAAAATTAGGATATGATCCAGAATTACCTTATCCAGCTTTTGATTTACTTAATAGTATTGATTATGTTTGTCTTTTAACATCTAGGGGATGTCCTTTCAGCTGTCCTTATTGTGCTTCTTCTCTGCTTTTCCCCAATTTTTATCAACGTCCTCCTGAAGATGTATTTAAAGAAATAATTTTTTGGCATAAGCAATATGGAGTAAAAATATTTGCTTTTTATGATGATGCCTTATTAATAAATGCTGAAAAACATATAATTCCACTTTTTGAAATGATTATAAAGAGTAAAATAAATGTTGAATTTCATACCCCAAATGGTCTACATGCTCGATTTATCACTCCTAAAATAGCTAAATTAATGAAATTGGCTGGAGTAAAGACAATAAGATTAGGACTTGAAACAAGTAGCAAAAATCGATTAGATAAAAAAATAACTAAAGAAGAATTTATAAAAGCTGTTCGTTATCTTTATGAAGCTGATTTCTCTCCACAACAAATTGGTGCATATCTTTTAATCGGTTTACCGGGTCAAACCCGCACAGAAGTAGAAGAAAGTATTTTTTTTGTTAAAAATCTTGGTATTACTCCTAGGTTAGCAGAATATTCACCCATTCCTGGCACACCTCTTTGGAAAAAGGCTGTGACAGAAAGTCCTTATGATCTTGTAAATGAGCCCATTACGCACAATAACTCCCTCCTTCCCTGTGCTCATTTCACCTTATCTTGGGAGGATGTAAGAGATTTAAAAAGAAAAATCTGGCATGACTCTTGCTAA
- the rlmB gene encoding 23S rRNA (guanosine(2251)-2'-O)-methyltransferase RlmB yields MVNYIYGFQPVLEILKRCPKKIDIIFIAEGLTNRKKQQLISIARDKGINIKIYPRINLDYLLKNITPKPVHQGVVARLKTFYYAELEEIITTNFLLILDHIQDPQNLGNIIRSACAFGVKGIILPKDRAANITPTVIKVSAGTVFKIKIVQVTNLAQTIDKLKSAGFWIAGTVVKGGKPIWELKTDLRLGLVIGHEHKGISRLIRQKCDFLITIPMMKDVNSLNVATAAAICLYEIFRKRHE; encoded by the coding sequence ATGGTAAATTATATATACGGATTTCAGCCAGTCTTAGAAATTTTAAAGCGCTGTCCAAAAAAAATTGATATAATATTTATAGCTGAAGGTTTAACTAACAGAAAGAAACAACAATTAATTTCTATAGCAAGAGATAAAGGGATAAATATAAAAATATATCCACGAATAAATTTAGATTATCTTTTAAAAAATATTACTCCAAAACCTGTTCATCAAGGAGTGGTAGCAAGATTAAAAACATTTTATTATGCTGAATTAGAAGAAATAATAACTACTAATTTTCTCCTTATTCTTGACCATATTCAAGATCCACAAAATCTTGGAAATATTATTCGCAGTGCTTGTGCCTTTGGTGTTAAAGGTATTATTTTACCTAAAGATCGGGCAGCTAATATTACACCTACAGTCATTAAAGTATCAGCAGGTACAGTATTTAAAATAAAAATTGTTCAGGTTACAAATTTAGCGCAAACTATAGATAAACTTAAATCTGCCGGTTTTTGGATTGCTGGCACTGTAGTTAAAGGAGGAAAACCTATTTGGGAATTAAAGACAGATTTACGTTTAGGACTTGTTATTGGTCATGAACATAAAGGTATAAGTCGACTTATCAGACAAAAATGTGATTTTCTTATTACTATCCCTATGATGAAAGATGTTAATTCTCTAAATGTTGCAACAGCAGCAGCTATTTGTCTTTATGAAATTTTTCGTAAACGTCATGAGTAA
- the dksA gene encoding RNA polymerase-binding protein DksA, with the protein MDKEKLEFFKQLLLKQREELLQHARQTMDSLSAEGEEVPADLADRASLETERNFLLRIRDRERKLIAKIDEALKKIENGTYGICELCGREIEEERLKARPVASYCIECKRKLEAMEKLQRR; encoded by the coding sequence ATGGATAAAGAAAAATTGGAGTTTTTTAAACAACTTCTATTAAAACAGCGGGAGGAGTTGTTACAACATGCTCGTCAAACAATGGATAGTTTAAGTGCAGAAGGGGAGGAAGTACCTGCAGATTTAGCTGATCGAGCTAGTCTTGAAACAGAAAGAAATTTTCTTTTACGCATTCGGGATAGGGAAAGAAAACTTATTGCTAAAATAGATGAAGCACTCAAAAAAATAGAAAATGGTACTTATGGTATTTGTGAGTTGTGTGGTCGAGAGATAGAAGAAGAGCGGCTTAAAGCTCGCCCTGTTGCTTCTTATTGTATTGAATGTAAAAGAAAATTAGAAGCAATGGAAAAATTGCAAAGACGTTAA
- the mltG gene encoding endolytic transglycosylase MltG, which translates to MKKNRYFLLFCFFLLILTNFLFIFWDYLTSPLNCNEIIFIKPGWSFKKVVNELKQRKILHCPLFFWTWGIIKGVTTKIKPGEYLIKPNITPLELLENFVNGKCVIKYKIVTPEGATIKQIAKILAKKGLIDEDKFLKLAYNPNFVQNLGIKSESIEGYLFPTTYFFAKGLSEKKIIEIMVKEFKKIYKKYDKKAKQKNLSCHEVVTLASIVEKETSISEEKPLIASVFLNRLHLNMPLQADPTVIYALPKFNGKLKKEDLKYPSPYNTYLIKGLPPTPICSPGEEAIKAVINAPKTSYLYFVAKGNGRHHFSRTLKEHIMAINKYRKNN; encoded by the coding sequence ATGAAAAAAAATAGATATTTTTTATTATTTTGTTTCTTTTTATTAATTTTAACCAATTTTCTCTTTATTTTTTGGGATTATCTTACTTCACCATTAAATTGTAATGAGATTATCTTTATTAAGCCAGGATGGAGTTTTAAAAAAGTAGTAAATGAACTTAAACAACGAAAAATTTTGCACTGTCCTTTATTTTTTTGGACATGGGGTATAATTAAAGGAGTTACTACTAAAATAAAACCTGGAGAATACTTAATTAAACCTAATATTACTCCTCTTGAATTACTTGAAAATTTTGTAAATGGCAAATGTGTTATAAAATACAAAATAGTAACCCCTGAAGGAGCTACTATTAAACAAATAGCTAAAATACTTGCTAAAAAAGGTCTTATTGATGAAGATAAATTTTTGAAACTAGCTTATAATCCTAATTTTGTACAAAATCTTGGTATAAAAAGTGAAAGTATAGAAGGTTATTTATTCCCTACTACTTATTTTTTCGCAAAAGGGCTTTCAGAAAAAAAGATTATTGAAATAATGGTAAAAGAATTTAAGAAAATTTATAAAAAATATGATAAAAAAGCAAAGCAAAAAAATTTGTCTTGCCATGAAGTAGTTACTCTTGCTTCCATTGTGGAGAAGGAAACTTCTATATCTGAAGAAAAACCATTAATTGCTTCTGTATTTTTAAATAGATTACATTTAAATATGCCTCTTCAAGCAGATCCAACGGTTATTTATGCTTTACCTAAATTTAATGGTAAGTTAAAAAAAGAAGATTTAAAATACCCATCTCCTTATAATACCTATCTTATAAAAGGTTTACCTCCAACACCTATTTGTAGTCCTGGAGAAGAAGCTATTAAAGCAGTAATAAATGCTCCAAAAACATCTTATCTTTATTTTGTAGCTAAAGGAAATGGTAGACATCATTTTTCTCGCACATTAAAAGAACATATTATGGCTATAAATAAATATCGAAAAAATAATTAA
- the ruvX gene encoding Holliday junction resolvase RuvX codes for MALDIGTKRIGIALSDEMQLIAQPFIVIERKEDNYVFNTIKKIVSDYQVSEIVVGIPFYSHYKIGKMAKMILDFVKKLKMFINVPIIFWDESLTTIEAERFLIESDISRKRRKKVIDKLAAALILDSFLKARDEKK; via the coding sequence ATGGCTTTAGACATAGGCACAAAAAGAATCGGAATAGCTCTAAGTGATGAAATGCAATTGATTGCTCAACCTTTTATTGTTATTGAAAGAAAAGAAGATAATTATGTTTTTAATACTATAAAAAAAATTGTTTCTGACTATCAAGTAAGTGAAATTGTAGTAGGTATACCTTTTTATTCTCATTATAAAATAGGAAAAATGGCAAAAATGATACTTGATTTTGTAAAAAAATTGAAAATGTTTATTAATGTTCCTATAATTTTTTGGGATGAAAGTTTAACAACCATTGAAGCAGAGAGGTTTTTGATTGAATCAGATATAAGCAGAAAACGGCGTAAAAAAGTGATAGATAAATTAGCAGCTGCTTTGATATTAGATAGCTTTTTAAAAGCAAGAGATGAAAAAAAATAG
- a CDS encoding YihY family inner membrane protein: MKKVSNFFKLLQKSLKKFWYDRCLEQAAALTYATILSLVPIVTISFSVVGRFKLSEVEIRAFLLKYFLPESNLIDIIENNIEKFIKNTATLSIVSLIALFLISIALLGMVEKAFNRIWRVEKGRSLFHKFITFWTMLTLTPVLLGISVGVVGRLEHFSLSPFLISLSLSFIALFFLYWLFPATKVSLKAALFGSFIASLFFEIAKWAFKYYISYYATFDKIYGALSVIPVFFVWLFWSWTIVLLGAESSFIFDHPSIPLKTSYHYHLFSPVLVLLEILKNFQEKKKRLTAHDLAQRLNLPVEVVNIIVNDFFKKGWIAYTENGCWLPNCPLEELRLIEIINIDQENKINKIWETIKECLQKTWKNITLGELISEKRQNNGFRHRHKKNRNSSK, encoded by the coding sequence ATGAAAAAAGTATCCAATTTTTTTAAACTTTTACAAAAATCTCTCAAAAAGTTTTGGTATGACCGATGCTTAGAACAAGCTGCTGCTCTTACTTATGCAACTATTTTATCTCTAGTACCCATTGTTACTATTTCTTTTTCTGTGGTAGGCAGATTTAAGCTTTCAGAAGTAGAAATCAGAGCATTTTTATTAAAATATTTTTTACCTGAATCAAATCTTATTGACATTATTGAAAATAATATAGAAAAATTTATTAAAAATACAGCTACCTTAAGTATTGTTAGTCTTATTGCTTTATTTTTAATCTCTATTGCTCTTTTAGGAATGGTAGAGAAAGCATTTAATCGTATTTGGCGGGTGGAAAAAGGACGTTCTTTATTTCATAAATTTATTACTTTTTGGACTATGCTTACTTTAACTCCAGTATTATTAGGAATATCTGTAGGAGTTGTTGGAAGATTAGAACATTTTTCTCTCTCTCCATTTCTTATCTCTTTAAGTTTAAGTTTTATAGCTTTATTTTTTCTTTATTGGTTATTTCCTGCTACTAAAGTAAGTTTAAAAGCTGCTTTATTTGGTAGTTTTATTGCTAGCCTATTTTTTGAAATAGCTAAATGGGCTTTTAAATATTATATTTCTTATTATGCTACTTTTGATAAAATATATGGAGCTTTATCTGTTATACCTGTATTTTTTGTTTGGCTTTTTTGGAGTTGGACAATTGTATTATTAGGAGCTGAAAGCAGTTTCATTTTTGATCATCCTTCTATTCCTTTAAAGACTAGTTATCATTATCATTTATTTTCTCCTGTTTTAGTATTATTAGAAATCCTTAAAAATTTCCAAGAAAAGAAAAAACGTCTTACTGCTCATGATCTTGCTCAAAGATTAAATTTACCAGTAGAAGTAGTAAATATTATTGTCAATGATTTTTTTAAAAAAGGTTGGATAGCATATACAGAAAATGGTTGTTGGCTTCCAAATTGCCCTTTAGAAGAGTTGCGGCTTATAGAAATCATAAATATTGACCAAGAGAACAAAATAAACAAAATATGGGAAACTATTAAAGAATGTTTGCAAAAAACATGGAAAAATATTACCTTAGGAGAATTAATAAGTGAAAAAAGGCAGAATAATGGCTTTAGACATAGGCACAAAAAGAATCGGAATAGCTCTAAGTGA